In Nyctibius grandis isolate bNycGra1 chromosome 6, bNycGra1.pri, whole genome shotgun sequence, a single genomic region encodes these proteins:
- the CCNA2 gene encoding cyclin-A2, which produces MLAEQENQENVPPGGKAPPPAAAGTRVALGLLRSAQQRPGVPPQAARSGGEGHGAAAAAGRPVGGHQAFTIHVDEPDEEQRRRQRGSPAPQKEEAALGLRAAVCTLGERRPLAPLGNAMELSFDSPSIMDISITSEPEEKKTNVNNVPDYVSDIHTYLREMEVKCKPKMGYMKKQPDITNNMRAILVDWLVEVGEEYKLQNETLHLAVNYIDRFLSSMSVLRGKLQLVGTAAMLLASKFEEIYPPEVAEFVYITDDTYTKKQVLRMEHLILKVLSFDLAAPTINQFLTQYFLHQQTNAKVESLSMYLGELSLIDADPYLKYLPSVIAAAAFHLAGYTITGQTWPESLCKATGYTLEDIKPCLMDLHKTYLKAAQHTQQSIREKYKSTKYHGVSLIDPPETLNLL; this is translated from the exons ATGCTGGCGGAGCAAGAGAACCAGGAGAACGTTCCCCCGGGCGGCAaagcgccgccgcccgccgccgccggcaccCGCGTGGCGCTGGGGCTGCTGCGGAGCGCCCAGCAGCGGCCCGGGGTCCCGCCGCag gcggcgcggagcggcggtGAGGGCCatggcgcggcggcggcggcggggcggccggtCGGCGGGCATCAGGCCTTCACCATCCATGTGGACGAGCCGGACGaggagcagcggcggcggcagcggggcagcCCGGCGCCCCAGAAGGAGGAGGCGGCGCTGGGGCTGCGTGCGGCCGTCTGCACCCTCGGGGAGCGGCGGCCCTTGGCGCCCCTCGGCAACGCCATGGAGCTGAGCTTCG ATTCTCCAAGTATTATGGATATTTCAATAACCTCAGaaccagaagagaaaaaaacaaatgttaataACGTGCCAGATTATGTCAGCGATATCCATACGTACCTGAGAGAAATGGAG GTGAAATGCAAGCCTAAAATGGGTTACATGAAGAAGCAACCTGATATCACAAACAACATGCGGGCTATTCTTGTGGACTGGCTGGTGGAAGTTGGAGAAGAATACAAATTACAGAATGAAACTCTGCACTTAGCTGTAAATTACATTGATAGGTTTCTTTCTTCAATGTCTGTTTTGAGAGGAAAACTTCAGCTTGTGGGCACTGCAGCTATGCTGCTTGCATC GAAGTTTGAAGAAATCTACCCTCCTGAAGTAGCAGAGTTTGTCTACATCACAGATGACACCTATACCAAGAAGCAGGTTCTAAGGATGGAGCACTTAATTTTGAAGGTTTTGTCGTTTGACTTGGCAGCTCCAACAATCAACCAGTTCCTCACTCAGTATTTCCTACATCAGCAGACAAATGCTAAAGTGGAGAGCCTGTCAATG TACCTTGGGGAGCTGAGTCTAATTGATGCTGATCCTTACCTGAAATACTTGCCATCAGTTATCGCTGCTGCAGCATTTCATCTAGCAGGCTATACGATCACTGGACAAACTTGG CCTGAATCCCTGTGCAAAGCAACAGGCTACACCCTTGAAGACATCAAGCCTTGCCTCATGGACCTACACAAGACCTACCTCAAAGCGGCACAGCACACACAACAGTCCATAAGGGAAAAGTACAAGAGTACCAA GTACCATGGAGTATCGCTTATTGACCCACCAGAGACACTAAACTTATTGTAA